A DNA window from Andrena cerasifolii isolate SP2316 chromosome 16, iyAndCera1_principal, whole genome shotgun sequence contains the following coding sequences:
- the Tgs1 gene encoding trimethylguanosine synthase 1 isoform X4: MLDLHKRSTIEAQSIEKHDEEPVSCYCSASHTDNNYSTDEHDSVRDSAHRPNAYSLTQKLGLHQSDSGADLSEYHDQHEAKSIQNLLASYGKTFQTTETELEDGFEKVNGLAQNQQEKHLEYGSKIVDIHLSDHHLAENIKDLSINPSSRSEKKYHTESPSFILGDKDSEVQSTLKNTSSNNSQAYKGNVTYTYNHNSRVYPYSMYSGTKSVMNIAWEKYWSENGEQLIWTSWIAKYADYINPEYLQQNAHLIGDERSEVKEPVEKFSEQNTCFPNQAHRNCELGRSNFEGIFNKSNNLSDNEIKAKDTYSVNFSFEDINKQEINDKDAEENRRKMTNLETSPETGDGWNPLSPYSIEESYNQQSNAEDERLLTRCDSINGSIAKTNATSDSMTNVTKMTLTSSSCDSISMHSFSLISSVTSSIESNVTSTSSDQDNDYTVEDNDKYWQHLWKENFQMEYHKHYELFIGSYKREKPEITVQRIQEQNEHNAKEEESDESMDQDFTQIEADETNEIDVSGNKNASNKSLSYCKKEKTKKKRLIMESVGRLIESLKMKPDSNEATVEENGEANENECPPESKSDGQPFVKQTENSAIISNDTSSNNCIRQKHSNNGDGDEPNESKPTPLKRSHEADYDEMGDGLEEVKKGFSLMGYAFNEDYQESKLQGEVVYRKRNIRLQNRQLKMKFYRPKPVSKHIYFDDNGMEITNTIDKVKHYLSYCPVLPSAETDLQLSEDGSYKAQFTSSDEECDPSLKTKFEAKRLVFSKPSTSSLESGVDKRPIDDVNDFLNVPDGQDDAVKSVEVESNAYFVQDENNSTKCMSENQFPEIEDEKFEASNTDMEVDEKYNHNEMQSMKLSDEDSGKKIQKRKRRKQSKRNISLPVEIVNDKALTKYWLKRYRLFSKFDRGIKLDRGMSFNESWFSVTPQKVAEHIAERCKCDTIIDAFCGAGGNAIQFAVTCERVIAIDIDPAKIELARNNARVYGVSDRIEFIVGDFLKLAPKLIADVVFLSPPWGGPEYVKEETFDLNSIMQPVGGVNIFKLAKGITEHVAYFLPRNVDTVQLAMLAGVGCGVEVEQNFLDRKLLALTAYYGELPRDC; this comes from the exons ATGTTAGACCTTCATAAAAGGTCTACCATCGAGGCACAATCTATCGAGAAGCACGAT GAAGAACCAGTGAGCTGTTACTGCAGCGCTTCGCACACGGACAACAATTATTCCACGGACGAACATGACTCTGTTCGTGACTCTGCTCATCGTCCTAACGCGTATTCCCTCACGCAGAAGCTGGGTCTGCACCAATCGGATTCGGGTGCCGACCTGTCCGAGTATCATGATCAGCACGAGGCTAAAAGTATACAGAACCTGTTGGCATCTTACGGAAAGACTTTTCAAACTACCGAGACTGAACTGGAAGATGGATTTGAAAAAGTGAATGGGCTTGCGCAGAATCAGCAAGAGAAGCATTTAGAATATGGTTCGAAAATAGTAGACATTCACTTGTCGGATCATCATCTTGCAGAGAACATAAAAGATTTAAGTATTAATCCATCCAGTCGTAGCGAGAAGAAATATCATACAGAGAGCCCATCATTTATTTTAGGAGACAAGGATTCCGAGGTACAAAGCACTTTGAAAAATACTTCATCTAATAATTCGCAGGCTTACAAAGGGAACGTcacatatacatataatcaTAATTCACGCGTCTATCCGTACTCGATGTATTCTGGAACAAAGAGCGTGATGAACATCGCGTGGGAGAAGTATTGGTCCGAGAATGGTGAACAATTGATCTGGACATCCTGGATCGCAAAGTATGCGGACTATATAAACCCGGAATACTTGCAGCAGAATGCTCATTTGATAGGGGATGAGAGATCGGAGGTAAAAGAACCCGTAGAGAAATTTTCCGAACAAAACACATGCTTTCCTAATCAAGCGCACAGAAACTGTGAACTTGGTCGCTCAAATTTCGAAGGGATATTtaataaaagtaataatttaaGTGATAACGAAATAAAAGCGAAAGACACGTATAGCGTTAATTTTTCATTTGAGGATATAAATAAGCAAGAAATAAACGATAAGGATGCAGAGGAGAATAGAAGAAAGATGACGAATCTGGAAACTTCGCCGGAGACTGGGGACGGGTGGAATCCGTTGAGCCCTTATAGCATAGAAGAAAGCTACAATCAACAGTCTAACGCGGAAGATGAAAGACTCTTAACAAGATGCGACTCCATTAACGGGTCGATAGCTAAAACGAACGCGACGTCGGACTCGATGACGAACGTTACGAAAATGACTCTCACTAGCTCCAGCTGCGACTCGATTTCTATGCATTCATTTAGCCTCATCAGTTCTGTAACCAGCTCCATCGAGAGCAACGTAACTAGCACCAGCTCCGACCAAGATAACGACTACACGGTTGAAGACAACGACAAGTACTGGCAGCATTTGTGGAAGGAGAATTTCCAAATGGAGTACCACAAACACTACGAACTATTCATAGGGAGTTATAAAAGGGAGAAGCCTGAGATAACTGTTCAACGCATTCAGGAGCAAAACGAGCACAACGCGAAGGAGGAAGAAAGTGACGAAAGTATGGACCAAGATTTTACACAAATAGAAGCAGATGAAACTAACGAAATTGATGTCTCTGGAAATAAAAACGCGTCTAACAAGAGTTTGTCTTACTGCAAGAAGGAGAAGACGAAAAAGAAGCGGCTGATAATGGAGTCGGTAGGACGGCTCATAGAGAGTTTAAAAATGAAACCAGATAGCAATGAAGCTACCGTGGAAGAAAACGGAGAAGCTAATGAAAACGAGTGCCCGCCAGAGAGTAAAAGCGACGGCCAGCCTTTTGTTAAACAAACTGAAAATAGTGCAATTATTTCGAATGATACTAGTAGCAATAATTGTATTCGTCAGAAACATTCTAACAACGGGGATGGAGATGAGCCGAATGAAAGTAAACCCACGCCATTGAAACGAAG TCACGAGGCCGACTATGATGAGATGGGAGATGGTCTAGAAGAAGTGAAGAAGGGATTTTCATTAATGGGTTATGCTTTTAACGAAGACTACCAAGAGTCTAAATTGCAAGGGGAAGTGGTGTACAGGAAAAGAAATATCAGACTACAAAATAGGcaattgaaaatgaaattctacAGACCCAAGCCTGTAAGCAAGCATATTTACTTCGATGATAATGGAATGGAAATTACTAATACTATAGACAAG GTAAAGCATTATCTATCGTATTGCCCAGTTCTACCATCAGCAGAAACAGATTTACAACTCTCTGAAGATGGTtcctacaaagcacaattcacAAGTTCTGACGAAGAATGTGATCCTAGTCTTAAGACGAAATTTGAAGCGAAGCGGCTTGTATTTAGTAAGCCGAGCACAAGTTCGTTGGAGTCGGGTGTAGATAAAAGGCCAATTGATGATGTGAACGATTTTTTGAATGTGCCCGATGGACAAGACGATGCTGTTAAAAGCGTTGAGGTAGAGAGCAATGCATACTTCGTGCAAGACGAAAACAATTCTACGAAATGTATGTCGGAGAATCAGTTCCCTGAAATAGAGGATGAAAAATTCGAAGCATCGAACACTGATATGGAGGTAGATGAGAAATATAATCACAACGAAATGCAAAGTATGAAGCTATCCGACGAAGACAGTGGGAAGAAGATACAGAAGAGGAAACGAAGGAAGCAGTCTAAAAGGAACATAAGCCTGCCGGTAGAAATAGTTAATGACAAGGCTTTAACGAAATATTGGTTAAAGAGGTATCGGCTATTTAGCAAGTTTGATCGAGGCATTAAACTGGATCGTGGTATGTCCTTTAATG AGAGCTGGTTTTCCGTAACACCGCAGAAGGTTGCCGAGCACATAGCAGAGAGGTGCAAATGCGATACCATAATCGATGCGTTTTGTGGTGCTGGAGGAAATGCTATTCAGTTTGCCGTTACGTGTGAAAGGG TGATCGCAATAGACATAGATCCGGCTAAAATTGAGCTCGCTCGAAACAACGCGCGGGTTTACGGTGTTAGCGACAGAATAGAATTCATTGTTGGGGATTTCCTTAAGCTTGCGCCAAAGTTGATTGCAGACGTTGTGTTTCTGAGCCCTCCATGGGGAGGGCCCGAATATGTCAAAGAGGAAACTTTTGATCTCAATAGCATTATGCAACCCGTTGGtggagtaaatatatttaaactagCGAAGGGAATCACAGAACATGTGGCCTACTTTCTACCTAGAAATGTAGATACTGTGCAG CTTGCCATGCTAGCCGGAGTAGGTTGTGGTGTAGAAGTGGAGCAGAACTTTCTTGACCGAAAGTTATTAGCTTTAACAGCCTATTATGGCGAACTGCCCAGGGACTGTTAG